One Pyrus communis chromosome 4, drPyrComm1.1, whole genome shotgun sequence genomic region harbors:
- the LOC137730778 gene encoding serine/arginine-rich SC35-like splicing factor SCL28 isoform X1, whose amino-acid sequence MARYRSRSRSYSPRRRSRTPPRGRKRYDDEPRDRHRDSRSHRDRSSPAPSGLLVRNLPLDARPEDLRIPFERFGPVKDVYLPKNYYTGEPRGFGFVKYRFGEDAAEAKQQLNHTVIGGREIRIVFAEENRKTPQEMRTTTRVSSRHGGSSRRRTPLRSPRRQYHSYSPSPSPVRRYSRDHRARDDYRSPVQSRSISRSPSPRNGRDYRRSPSPRENGRSPRDGRDYRKSPSPRENGRSIRDVREYAASRSRSPRGNSCSPPRSCSRSYSPR is encoded by the exons ATGGCCAGGTACAGAAGCCGAAGCAGAAGCTACAGCCCTCGTCGGCGCAGCCGGACTCCGCCGCGTGGACGCAAGCGATACGACGACGAGCCGCGTGATCGACATCGTGACAGTAGGTCTCACAGAGACCGTAGCTCACCCGCCCCTTCTGGCTTGCTCGTTCGCAATCTCCCTCTCGACGCTAG GCCAGAAGATCTTAGGATCCCATTTGAGCGATTTGGCCCTGTAAAGGATGTGTATCTTCCAAAGAATTACTACACAGG GGAGCCacggggttttgggtttgtgaaGTACCGTTTTGGTGAGGATGCAGCGGAAGCAAAGCAACAGTTGAATCATACAGTTATTGGTGGGCGTGAGATAAGAATTGTGTTTGCTGAGGAGAATAGAAAAACTCCTCAAGAAATGCGCACAACTACTCGCGTAAG TAGTCGACATGGAGGAAGCTCCAGAAGGAGAACTCCACTGAGGTCCCCAAGACGGCAATATCATT CTTACTCGCCGTCACCATCACCTGTTAGGCGTTACTCAAG GGACCATCGTGCTAGGGATGATTATCGCTCGCCAGTGCAATCTAGATCAATTTCACGATCTCCCTCACCACGGAATGGAAGAGACTACAGGAGGTCCCCTAGTCCTAGAGAGAATGGTCGAAGTCCTCGTGATGGTAGAGACTACAGGAAGTCCCCAAGTCCCAGGGAGAATGGTCGGAGTATTCGTGATGTGAGGGAGTATGCAGCCAGCAGATCAAGGAGTCCTAGGGGTAACAGTTGCAGTCCGCCAAGGTCTTGTTCGCGATCCTACAG TCCTCGCTGA
- the LOC137730778 gene encoding serine/arginine-rich SC35-like splicing factor SCL28 isoform X2, producing the protein MARYRSRSRSYSPRRRSRTPPRGRKRYDDEPRDRHRDSRSHRDRSSPAPSGLLVRNLPLDARPEDLRIPFERFGPVKDVYLPKNYYTGEPRGFGFVKYRFGEDAAEAKQQLNHTVIGGREIRIVFAEENRKTPQEMRTTTRVSRHGGSSRRRTPLRSPRRQYHSYSPSPSPVRRYSRDHRARDDYRSPVQSRSISRSPSPRNGRDYRRSPSPRENGRSPRDGRDYRKSPSPRENGRSIRDVREYAASRSRSPRGNSCSPPRSCSRSYSPR; encoded by the exons ATGGCCAGGTACAGAAGCCGAAGCAGAAGCTACAGCCCTCGTCGGCGCAGCCGGACTCCGCCGCGTGGACGCAAGCGATACGACGACGAGCCGCGTGATCGACATCGTGACAGTAGGTCTCACAGAGACCGTAGCTCACCCGCCCCTTCTGGCTTGCTCGTTCGCAATCTCCCTCTCGACGCTAG GCCAGAAGATCTTAGGATCCCATTTGAGCGATTTGGCCCTGTAAAGGATGTGTATCTTCCAAAGAATTACTACACAGG GGAGCCacggggttttgggtttgtgaaGTACCGTTTTGGTGAGGATGCAGCGGAAGCAAAGCAACAGTTGAATCATACAGTTATTGGTGGGCGTGAGATAAGAATTGTGTTTGCTGAGGAGAATAGAAAAACTCCTCAAGAAATGCGCACAACTACTCGCGTAAG TCGACATGGAGGAAGCTCCAGAAGGAGAACTCCACTGAGGTCCCCAAGACGGCAATATCATT CTTACTCGCCGTCACCATCACCTGTTAGGCGTTACTCAAG GGACCATCGTGCTAGGGATGATTATCGCTCGCCAGTGCAATCTAGATCAATTTCACGATCTCCCTCACCACGGAATGGAAGAGACTACAGGAGGTCCCCTAGTCCTAGAGAGAATGGTCGAAGTCCTCGTGATGGTAGAGACTACAGGAAGTCCCCAAGTCCCAGGGAGAATGGTCGGAGTATTCGTGATGTGAGGGAGTATGCAGCCAGCAGATCAAGGAGTCCTAGGGGTAACAGTTGCAGTCCGCCAAGGTCTTGTTCGCGATCCTACAG TCCTCGCTGA
- the LOC137730779 gene encoding NADH dehydrogenase [ubiquinone] 1 alpha subcomplex subunit 8-B-like gives MASAVDPAGEPIPTSAVLTAAAKHIQFNCQAENLAFLKCKKKDPNPEKCLDKGRQVTRCVLTLLKDLHRRCTTEMDGYVGCMYYNTNEFDLCRKEQEEFEKKCPLA, from the exons ATGGCGAGCGCGGTGGACCCAGCGGGAGAACCAATCCCAACGTCGGCGGTGCTGACGGCGGCGGCGAAGCACATTCAGTTCAACTGCCAGGCCGAGAACTTGGCGTTTCTGAAGTGCAAGAAGAAGGACCCGAACCCCGAGAAGTGTCTCGACAAAGGTCGTCAGGTCACCCGATGCGTGCTCACCCT GCTGAAAGATCTTCATCGGAGGTGCACAACGGAGATGGATGGTTACGTTGGATGCATGTATTACAATACAAACGAGTTTGATTTATGTCGCAAAGAGCAGGAGGAATTCGAGAAGAAGTGCCCGTTGGCATGA